Proteins from a genomic interval of Vibrio casei:
- a CDS encoding glycoside hydrolase family 3 N-terminal domain-containing protein — MEIYQNPNCSVQQRVEDLLAQMTLEEKIAQLGAQWLILNPDGEHQDRELEMGGQDARKPINERLKHGLGQITRPLGTQVISPNDGVAALNQLQKYLVEETRLGIPAMSHEECLVGLMAKDATLFPSSLNYGHTWNPKLIHDMAEVIGQQVRRVGAHHGLAPVLDVSRDVRWGRTEETLGEDPYHVGVLATEYVKGLQGEKRDLLATLKHYVGHSFSEGARNHAPVHLGFKELNDTFMLPFEMAVKLGNAGSLMPAYHDIDNEACHASHHLLTEVLREQWGFDGLIVADYGGVELLASHHGIAADKAEAAALAFNAGLDIELPDDACSSQLMSALERGLISEQKIDEIVARILKVKFDMGLFENLYCDESSIDLQSEKAKELAYQVALQSVVMLENNGTLPLNKRQKLAVVGPTADDQLALLGGYSFPVHLILSSIDNSDTVCPTILEALQNEFTEVVYSKGCDILTERHANAPVFPGDVDLAMNQTMTSPVSQDTSQIQQAMETIEQADVAIVCVGDLAGLFQTGTVGEGSDTDSLNLPGMQQQLIEKAIATGKPVIILVTGGRPYNLNGAEEKAAAVLFGWAPGQEGARAIADIIAGNQAPSGRLTLSIPKNAGAVPYYYNHKLKSGGTPIAYHFGSKYNFGYGLTYTDFAYRNMQIDEQQVAIEDGVIKVSVKIENTGTQAGCEVVQLYIKDKLCSLVRPIRELKGFQRVELAAGAVTTVIFELPVDMLNFTNSAHQRVVEAGEFDIMIGQSATDIAFTQTVNVVGNNRVLPQHWNMLCHSYYNQD, encoded by the coding sequence ATGGAAATTTATCAAAACCCAAATTGTTCGGTTCAACAGCGTGTTGAGGATTTATTGGCACAAATGACGCTTGAGGAGAAGATTGCTCAGCTTGGTGCACAATGGCTAATTTTGAATCCCGATGGTGAGCATCAAGATCGTGAACTAGAAATGGGCGGGCAGGATGCTCGAAAACCGATTAATGAGCGTTTAAAGCATGGTTTAGGACAGATCACTCGCCCACTTGGAACTCAAGTTATTTCCCCTAATGATGGGGTGGCTGCGCTTAATCAATTGCAAAAATACTTGGTCGAAGAGACTCGCTTGGGTATTCCGGCAATGTCTCATGAAGAGTGCCTCGTTGGCTTGATGGCAAAAGATGCCACTCTGTTTCCATCATCATTGAACTATGGTCATACTTGGAACCCCAAATTGATTCATGATATGGCCGAGGTGATTGGTCAACAAGTTCGCCGAGTCGGGGCGCATCATGGTCTTGCGCCTGTATTAGATGTGTCACGGGATGTCCGTTGGGGAAGAACCGAAGAAACGTTGGGGGAAGATCCTTATCATGTTGGGGTATTAGCCACCGAATATGTCAAAGGTTTGCAAGGGGAGAAGCGCGATCTTCTTGCCACCTTAAAGCACTATGTTGGACATTCGTTTAGTGAAGGCGCGCGTAATCATGCTCCTGTTCATCTTGGTTTTAAAGAGCTCAACGATACTTTTATGTTGCCGTTTGAAATGGCGGTAAAGCTTGGCAACGCTGGTTCGTTAATGCCTGCTTATCATGATATTGATAATGAAGCCTGCCACGCATCACACCATTTGTTAACGGAAGTGCTTCGCGAACAATGGGGCTTTGATGGTCTGATTGTGGCCGATTACGGCGGTGTTGAATTACTGGCAAGCCATCATGGTATTGCCGCAGATAAAGCAGAAGCCGCGGCCTTAGCCTTTAACGCAGGTTTGGATATTGAATTACCGGATGATGCATGCTCTAGCCAGCTGATGTCTGCATTGGAAAGAGGGCTGATCAGTGAGCAGAAAATTGATGAAATTGTGGCTCGAATTTTGAAAGTGAAATTTGATATGGGCTTATTCGAAAACCTATATTGCGATGAATCATCGATTGATCTACAAAGCGAAAAAGCCAAAGAGCTGGCCTATCAAGTGGCGCTGCAATCCGTCGTGATGCTGGAAAATAACGGCACATTGCCTTTGAACAAGCGACAAAAATTAGCTGTCGTGGGGCCAACCGCTGATGATCAATTGGCACTACTGGGCGGTTATAGCTTCCCAGTACACTTAATTTTAAGCAGCATCGATAATAGCGACACAGTGTGTCCGACGATTTTAGAAGCGTTGCAAAATGAGTTTACTGAGGTGGTGTATAGCAAAGGCTGCGATATTTTAACTGAGCGCCATGCTAATGCACCAGTCTTCCCAGGTGATGTTGATTTAGCGATGAATCAAACTATGACTTCGCCAGTATCACAAGATACTAGCCAAATTCAGCAAGCGATGGAGACCATTGAGCAAGCGGATGTGGCAATTGTGTGTGTCGGTGATTTGGCTGGTTTATTCCAAACTGGTACGGTAGGCGAAGGTTCAGATACCGACAGCTTAAATCTGCCCGGTATGCAGCAACAATTGATTGAAAAAGCGATTGCCACGGGTAAGCCTGTGATCATTTTGGTGACCGGTGGTCGTCCATATAACTTAAATGGCGCAGAAGAAAAAGCCGCTGCGGTTTTATTTGGTTGGGCTCCGGGGCAAGAAGGCGCAAGAGCGATTGCCGATATTATTGCAGGTAATCAAGCACCTTCAGGTCGTCTAACGTTATCTATTCCTAAAAATGCTGGTGCGGTACCTTATTATTACAACCATAAGTTAAAAAGTGGTGGTACTCCCATCGCTTATCACTTTGGTTCTAAATATAACTTTGGCTATGGCCTGACGTATACCGATTTTGCTTACCGCAATATGCAGATAGACGAGCAGCAAGTGGCAATCGAAGATGGTGTGATTAAAGTATCCGTTAAAATTGAAAACACAGGTACTCAGGCCGGTTGTGAAGTCGTGCAGCTTTATATCAAAGATAAATTGTGCTCTTTAGTGCGACCTATCCGCGAACTAAAAGGTTTCCAGCGTGTTGAGTTAGCGGCTGGTGCGGTGACAACCGTGATATTTGAGTTACCAGTAGATATGTTGAACTTTACAAATTCAGCGCATCAGCGTGTGGTTGAAGCGGGGGAGTTCGATATTATGATTGGTCAATCCGCAACCGATATTGCCTTTACGCAAACCGTTAATGTTGTCGGAAACAATCGTGTTCTACCTCAGCACTGGAATATGTTGTGTCATTCTTACTACAATCAAGATTAA
- the xylE gene encoding D-xylose transporter XylE, translating to MINKKNIFQITIAVALGGLLFGYDTAVISGAADSLQVYFELSPAELGFAASSALIGCVLGSIMAGNISEQYGRRTALIFSAILFFISAVGSAVPETLNWVTDSTYSSFIFYRILGGVGVGIASMVSPMYIAEIAPPSKRGSLVSCNQFAIIFGMLIVYFVNYGIALLGNDDWLHTVGWRYMFASECLPAVLFFILLLGVPETPRWLAMKGRMTEARKLIASFNKRDDFDKQWKEIEDSLSNKGVAVSPFSKAMLPILILGIGLSVLQQITGINVFLYYAPTILKSFSSSSTDIALLQTVLIGAVNLTFTVIAIYSVDKFGRKPLMMAGAAAMAVSMLAIGTAAYLDAIGGYLLFFMLLYIAAFALSLGPVTWVLLSEIFPNAVRSKALSIAVFAQWLANFLVSQTFPMMNAQTSYLYQEFNGGFPFWLYGVMAIVTVYFVYRWIPETKGKTLEELEKLWDEDGKSQSLNKAPNM from the coding sequence ATGATAAATAAAAAAAATATATTTCAAATAACCATTGCTGTTGCTTTAGGCGGGTTATTATTTGGTTATGATACCGCAGTAATTTCTGGGGCGGCCGATTCTTTACAAGTCTATTTCGAATTATCTCCAGCTGAATTAGGGTTTGCAGCTTCATCGGCATTAATCGGATGCGTTCTTGGCTCGATCATGGCAGGAAATATTAGTGAGCAATATGGAAGACGTACGGCTTTGATTTTTTCTGCTATTTTATTTTTTATTTCTGCTGTCGGTTCTGCGGTGCCTGAAACGTTGAATTGGGTCACTGATAGTACTTATTCCAGCTTTATTTTTTATCGTATTCTTGGTGGTGTTGGTGTTGGTATTGCATCAATGGTTTCTCCCATGTATATCGCTGAAATTGCTCCGCCTAGTAAGCGAGGTAGTCTAGTTTCTTGTAATCAGTTTGCGATCATTTTCGGCATGCTGATTGTCTACTTTGTAAATTATGGCATCGCTTTATTAGGGAATGATGATTGGTTACATACGGTTGGCTGGCGTTATATGTTTGCCTCAGAATGTTTACCTGCTGTTTTATTCTTCATACTTTTGTTGGGCGTTCCAGAAACCCCTCGCTGGTTGGCGATGAAGGGTAGAATGACGGAGGCGAGAAAATTAATTGCTTCGTTCAATAAAAGGGATGATTTTGATAAACAGTGGAAAGAAATCGAAGACTCACTTTCAAATAAAGGTGTTGCGGTTAGTCCATTTTCTAAAGCGATGTTACCTATTTTGATTTTAGGGATAGGTTTAAGTGTCTTGCAGCAGATCACAGGCATTAATGTTTTCTTATATTACGCACCCACTATCTTAAAAAGCTTTAGTTCGTCGTCCACAGACATTGCTTTACTGCAAACCGTTTTGATTGGAGCAGTCAATTTGACCTTCACTGTGATTGCTATTTATAGCGTAGATAAATTTGGTCGTAAGCCACTAATGATGGCTGGTGCTGCTGCCATGGCAGTGAGCATGTTGGCAATCGGTACCGCGGCTTATTTAGATGCGATAGGTGGTTATCTATTGTTCTTCATGCTGCTTTATATTGCGGCTTTTGCCCTTTCTCTTGGGCCTGTCACTTGGGTACTTTTATCCGAAATATTTCCTAACGCCGTTCGTTCTAAAGCGCTTTCTATTGCTGTTTTTGCTCAATGGCTTGCTAACTTTCTGGTGTCACAAACCTTCCCGATGATGAATGCCCAAACAAGCTATTTATATCAAGAGTTTAATGGAGGCTTTCCGTTCTGGCTCTATGGTGTGATGGCGATCGTTACTGTGTATTTCGTTTACCGCTGGATCCCTGAAACGAAAGGGAAAACGCTGGAAGAATTAGAAAAGCTGTGGGATGAAGATGGTAAAAGCCAGTCATTGAACAAAGCACCTAACATGTAA